Proteins encoded together in one Maledivibacter sp. window:
- the dapB gene encoding 4-hydroxy-tetrahydrodipicolinate reductase, whose amino-acid sequence MIKVLLCGSNGKMGQVLTALIGEDSNMNVVAGIDKNVSDIYDYPVFSHFSDCNVKADVIIDFSHHSMVSDLIDYCVRTKTPAVICTTGLDETIVKKIDDASKAVSLFRSGNMSLGVNLIMDLARKAAKVLKDDFDIEIIEKHHNRKVDAPSGTAYMIAKTINDELEDSKEFSYGRYGRSTKRQKSEIGIHAIRGGTIVGEHTVIYAGSDEIIEIKHSAMSRKVFAAGAVKAAKFLITKENGLYNMDDILK is encoded by the coding sequence TTGATAAAGGTATTACTTTGCGGCAGTAATGGAAAAATGGGTCAGGTACTTACAGCTCTTATTGGTGAAGACAGTAATATGAATGTTGTGGCTGGCATAGATAAAAACGTTAGTGATATATATGACTATCCTGTATTTAGTCATTTTAGCGATTGTAATGTTAAAGCAGATGTAATAATTGATTTTTCCCATCATTCTATGGTTTCAGATCTAATAGATTACTGTGTTAGAACAAAAACTCCTGCTGTTATTTGTACAACTGGATTAGATGAAACTATTGTTAAAAAAATTGATGATGCCTCAAAAGCAGTTTCTTTGTTTAGATCAGGTAATATGTCCTTGGGCGTCAACCTAATTATGGACTTAGCAAGAAAAGCTGCTAAAGTTCTAAAAGATGATTTTGATATAGAAATTATAGAAAAGCATCATAACAGAAAGGTCGATGCTCCAAGTGGAACCGCATATATGATCGCAAAGACCATTAATGATGAATTGGAAGATAGTAAAGAATTTTCATATGGCCGATATGGAAGATCAACTAAAAGGCAAAAATCAGAAATAGGCATCCATGCAATAAGAGGTGGAACTATAGTGGGAGAACATACAGTTATTTATGCTGGGTCTGATGAAATAATAGAAATAAAGCACTCGGCAATGTCCCGAAAGGTATTCGCCGCTGGAGCAGTTAAAGCAGCTAAATTTTTAATTACTAAAGAAAATGGTTTATATAATATGGATGATATATTAAAATAA
- the dapA gene encoding 4-hydroxy-tetrahydrodipicolinate synthase — protein MNLFRGSGVALVTPFKNNRVNYDKLEEILEWHIQQDTDAIVICGTTGESTTLSDKEQKEVIKFTVEKVNKRIPVIAGTGSNCTQHAIELSKYGEMVGVDGLLVITPYYNKTTQKGLIAHFTAIANEVTTPIIVYNVPGRTGVNVLPSTLAELAKIPNIMGIKDATGNIAHIAEIARLVPDDFYIYSGNDDMIVPLMSLKGAGVISVVANIAPKDTHDIVQRFIDGDIKGSCTLQLKMKPLIDSLFMEVNPIPVKTAMNLMGLDMGKLRLPLVDMSDDNLEILKTRMKEYGLL, from the coding sequence ATGAATCTTTTTAGAGGTTCCGGTGTTGCATTGGTTACGCCCTTTAAAAATAACAGGGTGAATTATGATAAGCTTGAAGAAATACTTGAGTGGCACATACAGCAAGATACAGATGCCATAGTTATTTGTGGGACTACAGGAGAATCAACTACCTTAAGTGATAAAGAGCAAAAAGAAGTTATTAAATTCACAGTAGAAAAAGTAAATAAAAGAATCCCTGTTATAGCAGGTACGGGAAGCAATTGTACTCAACACGCTATTGAATTAAGTAAGTATGGGGAAATGGTTGGGGTTGACGGTCTTTTAGTGATAACTCCATACTATAATAAAACTACTCAAAAAGGTCTTATTGCACACTTTACTGCTATAGCTAATGAAGTAACTACACCAATAATTGTTTATAATGTGCCTGGACGAACAGGCGTAAATGTACTTCCTAGTACATTAGCAGAGCTTGCTAAGATTCCAAATATAATGGGCATCAAAGATGCCACCGGTAATATAGCCCATATTGCTGAAATAGCTAGATTAGTACCCGATGATTTCTACATTTATTCTGGAAATGATGATATGATTGTTCCTTTGATGTCCCTAAAGGGTGCTGGAGTGATCTCAGTGGTAGCTAATATTGCTCCTAAGGACACCCACGATATCGTTCAAAGGTTTATAGATGGTGATATTAAGGGCTCATGTACCCTTCAATTAAAAATGAAACCATTAATAGATTCACTTTTCATGGAAGTCAACCCTATTCCCGTGAAAACTGCCATGAATCTAATGGGACTGGATATGGGTAAGCTAAGACTGCCCTTAGTGGATATGTCCGATGACAATTTAGAAATTCTTAAAACTAGAATGAAAGAGTATGGATTACTTTAA
- a CDS encoding aspartate-semialdehyde dehydrogenase, producing MKKVNIAIVGATGMVGRTFLKVLEERNFPYENLYVFASSKSAGQKVRCKGTQYTVEELREDSFDRDIDIALFSAGGSISEKFAPIAASKGVIVVDNSSAWRMKEDVPLVVPEVNPEDLKWHKGIIANPNCSTIQAVVALKPLHDKYNIKRIVYSTYQAVSGSGVKGVADLEEGLKGNNIKKAYPHPIANNCLPHIDIFMENGYTKEEIKMIDETKKILGDYDLKITATAVRVPLFDCHSESVNVEVEKNFEIEDVKDLFNNSPGIVLQDDLNNNVYPLATTAKDTDLVYVGRIRRDFSVDNGLNIWVVADNIRKGAATNAVQIAEELLKNL from the coding sequence ATGAAAAAGGTAAATATAGCTATTGTAGGTGCAACAGGAATGGTGGGAAGAACTTTTTTGAAGGTTCTAGAAGAAAGGAATTTCCCATATGAAAATCTATATGTATTCGCTTCATCAAAGTCGGCAGGACAAAAAGTAAGGTGCAAGGGTACCCAATATACTGTTGAAGAGTTAAGGGAAGATTCCTTCGACAGAGATATAGACATTGCTCTTTTTTCAGCCGGAGGTAGTATAAGCGAAAAATTTGCCCCTATTGCAGCTTCTAAAGGAGTAATAGTTGTAGATAATAGTAGTGCATGGAGAATGAAGGAAGATGTCCCTTTAGTTGTTCCAGAAGTAAATCCCGAGGATTTAAAGTGGCATAAAGGCATTATCGCCAACCCAAACTGCTCAACTATTCAAGCTGTAGTTGCTTTAAAGCCTCTACATGATAAATACAATATTAAAAGAATTGTTTATTCTACATATCAGGCCGTATCTGGTTCTGGTGTAAAAGGAGTAGCAGATTTAGAAGAGGGTTTAAAGGGAAACAATATTAAAAAAGCTTATCCTCATCCAATAGCTAACAATTGTCTTCCACATATTGATATATTTATGGAAAATGGATATACAAAAGAAGAAATTAAAATGATAGATGAAACTAAAAAAATACTTGGTGATTATGATTTAAAAATAACTGCAACCGCTGTAAGAGTTCCATTATTCGATTGTCACAGTGAATCTGTAAACGTTGAAGTTGAAAAAAACTTTGAAATTGAAGATGTAAAGGATTTATTTAATAATAGTCCAGGAATTGTTCTACAGGATGACCTTAATAATAATGTTTATCCACTAGCAACTACGGCCAAAGATACTGATTTGGTTTATGTTGGCAGAATCAGAAGAGATTTCAGTGTAGATAATGGATTAAATATATGGGTTGTTGCGGATAACATTAGAAAAGGTGCTGCTACTAATGCAGTACAAATTGCTGAAGAATTATTAAAAAATCTTTAA
- a CDS encoding N-acetyldiaminopimelate deacetylase, giving the protein MIKINNVIQEMGNEIIRIRRELHRIPELGFEEYKTSSYILSFLDKLNADVIEKVAGTGAIAYYKGSEGRKTLAFRADMDGLPVIEKTDAQYSSLHEGKMHACGHDGHSAILLGLAKYLSMNKSTIKDNILLIFQPAEEGPGGAEVIIKEEVLKKYNVDSIYGLHLYPDIPQGKIGIKAGPLMAQTGEFDIVVKGKSGHGAMPHNANDSVVIASELVGLIQQIVSRNLDPVEPAVITIGRIEGGERRNVIAGEVTMEGTMRAFNDSIYKKMKRKITIISKSLAMAHDCEIDIVFRDMYPFVDNDNKLVDEFIKAIGVDDIEIVKPQMTAEDFSYYQREVPGLFFFLGVRNEEKDFVYSLHNSKFNFDENVLLTGVQAYVSILSHSDALEI; this is encoded by the coding sequence ATGATTAAGATAAATAATGTTATTCAGGAAATGGGTAATGAGATTATTAGAATAAGACGAGAGCTGCATAGAATACCGGAGTTAGGCTTTGAAGAATATAAAACCAGCAGTTATATTTTAAGCTTTCTTGATAAGTTAAATGCCGATGTAATAGAAAAAGTTGCTGGAACAGGAGCCATAGCCTATTATAAAGGAAGTGAGGGTAGAAAAACCCTGGCCTTTAGAGCTGATATGGATGGACTACCCGTTATAGAAAAAACCGATGCACAATACAGTTCCCTGCATGAAGGCAAAATGCATGCTTGTGGTCATGATGGACACTCAGCCATATTATTGGGGCTTGCAAAATATTTATCCATGAATAAATCAACGATCAAGGATAATATACTTTTGATTTTTCAACCAGCCGAAGAAGGCCCTGGGGGAGCGGAGGTTATCATTAAAGAAGAGGTTCTAAAAAAATACAATGTGGATTCTATCTATGGACTTCATCTATATCCTGATATCCCACAGGGTAAGATAGGGATAAAGGCAGGCCCATTGATGGCACAGACAGGAGAGTTTGATATCGTGGTGAAGGGCAAAAGTGGACACGGTGCAATGCCTCATAATGCCAATGATTCAGTGGTTATTGCTTCAGAGCTTGTGGGACTAATACAGCAAATTGTCAGTAGAAATTTGGATCCCGTCGAACCTGCTGTCATAACTATAGGAAGAATTGAAGGTGGCGAAAGAAGGAATGTGATAGCTGGTGAAGTTACAATGGAAGGAACGATGAGGGCTTTTAATGATTCCATATATAAAAAGATGAAGAGAAAAATTACTATCATATCTAAAAGCTTGGCAATGGCCCACGATTGTGAGATTGACATTGTTTTTAGAGATATGTACCCCTTTGTAGATAATGATAATAAATTAGTCGATGAATTTATCAAGGCCATAGGTGTAGATGATATTGAAATTGTCAAACCCCAGATGACCGCTGAAGATTTTTCATACTATCAAAGAGAGGTACCGGGTTTATTCTTCTTCTTGGGAGTCAGAAATGAAGAAAAAGATTTTGTTTATTCACTTCATAATTCAAAGTTCAATTTTGATGAAAATGTATTGCTAACTGGAGTTCAGGCTTATGTAAGCATACTTTCTCATAGTGATGCATTGGAAATATAA
- a CDS encoding CPBP family intramembrane metalloprotease — protein MKKGKFTILEVNILYFAMALLLVFLGAYVQSLNIKSGLLITEYILVLLPVVIILKLKHINLKSFLRLNKLKLKHGSIIVLATLCIYPVAMFFNLIMLTILSCFGLNIEPVPIPTADSLIQYIVLFFIIAVSAGICEEVFFRGLLLRVYEKKSKMSGLVITAILFGLFHFNLQNLIGPIVLGLVFGYLVQITDSIYAGIIGHITNNGFAVTLMYVSNVLQGRLSEYGDMPVDSTVLNTAKLFMATIMIGVIAAITGGIAYLLIRVIKNDINLSKCVDDETSIENISNQQEIIIKEEKFILLKFIPILLVIVMYVVFSVLRYSK, from the coding sequence ATGAAAAAAGGTAAATTTACTATATTAGAGGTAAATATTCTATATTTCGCCATGGCTTTATTGCTAGTTTTTCTTGGTGCCTATGTCCAATCTCTAAACATAAAGAGTGGACTTTTAATTACCGAGTATATATTGGTGCTACTTCCCGTTGTTATTATATTGAAATTAAAGCACATTAATTTGAAATCCTTTTTAAGATTAAACAAACTTAAATTAAAGCATGGATCAATTATCGTTTTAGCCACCCTATGTATCTATCCTGTGGCAATGTTTTTTAACTTAATTATGCTTACTATTTTAAGTTGTTTTGGATTAAATATAGAGCCTGTGCCCATACCTACTGCCGATAGCTTAATACAATATATTGTATTGTTTTTTATCATAGCAGTTTCAGCGGGAATATGTGAAGAAGTATTTTTTAGAGGATTGTTATTAAGGGTATATGAGAAAAAATCTAAAATGAGTGGGCTTGTAATAACGGCAATTTTGTTTGGTTTATTTCATTTCAATCTGCAAAATTTAATAGGGCCTATTGTTTTAGGATTAGTTTTTGGATATCTAGTACAAATTACTGATTCTATTTATGCTGGTATTATAGGGCATATTACTAATAATGGCTTTGCCGTTACTTTAATGTATGTATCCAATGTTTTGCAAGGAAGGTTAAGTGAATATGGGGATATGCCTGTGGATAGTACAGTTTTAAATACTGCGAAGCTATTTATGGCGACTATAATGATAGGAGTTATTGCTGCTATTACTGGGGGAATTGCCTATCTGCTTATAAGGGTTATAAAAAATGATATAAATTTAAGTAAATGTGTAGATGATGAAACCTCAATAGAGAATATATCAAATCAGCAGGAGATAATCATTAAAGAAGAAAAATTTATACTGCTTAAGTTTATTCCAATTTTATTAGTAATAGTTATGTATGTTGTTTTTTCTGTATTACGATATTCTAAATAA
- a CDS encoding alpha/beta-type small acid-soluble spore protein, whose product MSKKNRDKNKKFKIETVEDKWKYEIASELGLLDKVLSNGWGALTAKETGRIGGLITVRKKKIKKMQDQEKQVQEG is encoded by the coding sequence TTGTCAAAAAAGAATAGGGACAAGAATAAAAAATTTAAAATTGAAACTGTGGAAGATAAGTGGAAGTATGAAATTGCTTCGGAGTTGGGTCTTCTTGATAAAGTTTTAAGTAATGGTTGGGGGGCTCTTACCGCTAAGGAAACCGGAAGAATAGGTGGACTAATAACTGTGAGAAAGAAAAAAATAAAAAAAATGCAGGATCAAGAAAAACAAGTACAGGAGGGATAG
- a CDS encoding class I SAM-dependent methyltransferase, protein MEAYSGFAQVYDFLMEDVDYDGWVDYIEKTYHKEGIKPHTILELACGTGNITNRLAKKGYDIIGVDISSEMLTFAKDKAQDMGINVKYLNQDMKELDYNKSIDSVLCLCDGVNYILDESDLLEVFQRVYSLLKKDGLFVFDISSYYKLSEILGNNVYAENFEDISYIWENYFDKAVGICELDLTIFKRKDGLFERHREYHYQRAYRVQEVLSILKKVGFKSIDVYKAFTFDSYSADDDRVNFVCRK, encoded by the coding sequence ATGGAAGCATATAGTGGATTTGCTCAGGTTTATGATTTTTTAATGGAAGATGTAGACTATGATGGATGGGTAGATTATATAGAAAAAACATATCATAAAGAAGGTATAAAGCCCCATACCATTTTGGAGCTTGCCTGTGGAACAGGAAACATCACCAATAGATTAGCCAAAAAAGGCTACGATATCATTGGGGTGGATATATCTAGCGAGATGCTGACCTTTGCTAAGGACAAGGCACAGGATATGGGCATTAACGTAAAATATCTTAATCAGGATATGAAAGAGCTAGATTATAATAAAAGTATAGATAGTGTATTATGTTTATGTGACGGAGTTAATTACATACTTGATGAAAGTGATTTATTAGAAGTGTTTCAGAGGGTATATTCTTTGTTAAAGAAGGATGGTTTATTTGTTTTTGATATAAGCTCCTATTACAAGCTTTCTGAGATTTTAGGTAATAATGTATATGCTGAAAATTTTGAAGATATATCATATATTTGGGAGAACTATTTCGACAAAGCTGTAGGTATTTGTGAATTAGATTTAACGATTTTCAAAAGAAAAGATGGACTTTTTGAGAGGCACCGGGAATATCACTATCAAAGAGCCTACAGGGTTCAAGAAGTATTGAGTATTTTAAAAAAAGTTGGGTTTAAAAGTATTGATGTATATAAAGCTTTTACCTTTGATAGCTATAGTGCTGATGACGACAGAGTGAACTTTGTATGTAGAAAATAA
- a CDS encoding cold shock domain-containing protein produces the protein MKGKVKWFNGEKGYGFITGEDGKDVFVHYSAILGDGFKTLDEEQEVEFDVVDGDKGPQATQVTKL, from the coding sequence ATGAAAGGTAAAGTAAAATGGTTTAACGGCGAAAAAGGTTATGGATTCATCACTGGAGAAGACGGAAAAGATGTATTCGTACATTACTCTGCAATTCTTGGAGACGGATTCAAGACATTAGACGAAGAGCAAGAAGTTGAATTTGATGTTGTTGATGGGGATAAAGGACCTCAAGCAACTCAAGTTACTAAGCTTTAA
- the hslO gene encoding Hsp33 family molecular chaperone HslO: MKNYIVRGLAANKSIRVFGAVTTDMVEKAREIHGTTPVATAALGRLITAGSMMGYMLKGDNDTLTLQVRGVNEIKSIVAVSNSKGYVKGYISDPYIDVKLNEKGKLDVGGAIGKNGKLIVIKDLGLKEPYVGQSNLITGEIAEDIAAYYMYSEQQPSVVSLGVLLNTDGSVKAAGGFIIQPLPDVEEEVLIKLEEAIKDVTPVTSMIDKGMTAEEILKNVLKDFDVEIIEDKKVDFMCDCTREKLEKALISIGEKELRDIIEEDGKAELKCHFCNKKYMFNKEELTQLLDYALGNK; this comes from the coding sequence TTGAAGAATTATATAGTTAGAGGTTTGGCTGCAAATAAAAGCATAAGGGTTTTTGGAGCTGTAACAACTGATATGGTAGAAAAAGCTAGAGAAATTCATGGTACTACCCCTGTTGCCACAGCAGCTTTGGGAAGGTTAATAACTGCTGGGTCTATGATGGGATATATGCTAAAGGGTGATAATGATACCTTGACCTTACAAGTGAGGGGTGTTAATGAAATAAAGTCAATCGTAGCGGTTTCAAATTCTAAGGGATATGTGAAGGGTTACATTTCAGATCCATATATAGATGTAAAATTAAACGAAAAAGGTAAGCTAGATGTGGGAGGCGCCATAGGGAAAAATGGTAAGCTAATTGTTATAAAAGATCTTGGACTTAAAGAACCCTATGTTGGACAATCCAATCTAATAACAGGGGAAATAGCAGAGGATATAGCCGCTTATTATATGTATTCTGAACAGCAGCCTTCTGTAGTTTCCTTAGGGGTTTTATTGAATACCGATGGATCAGTTAAAGCAGCTGGAGGATTTATTATTCAGCCCCTTCCAGATGTGGAAGAAGAGGTTTTGATTAAGCTTGAAGAAGCAATTAAGGATGTGACTCCGGTTACATCTATGATAGATAAAGGTATGACTGCTGAAGAAATTTTGAAAAATGTTTTAAAAGACTTTGATGTGGAAATAATAGAGGATAAAAAAGTAGATTTCATGTGTGACTGTACACGAGAAAAGCTTGAAAAGGCCTTAATTAGCATTGGGGAGAAGGAATTAAGGGATATAATAGAGGAAGATGGCAAAGCAGAATTAAAGTGTCATTTTTGTAATAAAAAATATATGTTTAATAAAGAGGAGCTAACCCAGCTTCTTGATTATGCTTTAGGTAATAAATAA
- the ytxC gene encoding putative sporulation protein YtxC, translating to MDLLSITFYENEEVNSSVVDMITKNYNNKDMVVSNSTAKDGKFNTIRFYIDEKMVNKNDILYDDFFNVFKHYAAVGISNYIVDVLELSIIEKILQADYCFLKASEKKTIIEQLNICLDNEIYDDSIDVPYKVNRKAKIIYKLMDFFAENDSLNIEGFVNFRLRNYLDDIYEVIDRVVEEFVMEKEYNEFIKLLRYFVNIQESKIDLINIVVDKGGKYHFFDEKNKVIDDNYIRGLIDDLVDNNLNNDDFLVSSLITIAPKKIIFHLASNIKNTEIIETIKNIFDDRVYICNNCKICNINKDIKGE from the coding sequence GTGGATCTACTTTCCATTACTTTTTATGAAAATGAAGAAGTTAACAGCAGTGTAGTTGATATGATAACCAAAAACTATAATAATAAAGACATGGTAGTAAGTAATAGTACAGCAAAGGATGGCAAGTTTAATACAATTAGATTTTATATAGATGAAAAAATGGTTAATAAGAATGATATTTTATATGATGATTTTTTTAATGTGTTCAAACATTATGCGGCTGTTGGTATTTCCAATTATATAGTAGATGTTCTGGAATTAAGTATAATAGAAAAAATTCTTCAAGCCGATTATTGTTTTTTAAAGGCCAGTGAAAAGAAAACTATCATAGAGCAATTAAATATTTGTTTAGATAATGAGATTTATGATGATAGTATTGATGTACCATATAAAGTAAATAGAAAAGCCAAAATAATCTATAAATTAATGGATTTTTTTGCTGAAAATGATAGCTTGAACATAGAAGGATTTGTCAATTTTAGGTTGAGGAATTATCTTGATGACATATATGAGGTGATTGATAGAGTCGTAGAAGAATTCGTGATGGAAAAGGAATATAATGAGTTTATTAAGCTTCTAAGGTATTTTGTAAATATCCAAGAATCCAAAATAGACTTAATAAATATTGTTGTAGACAAGGGGGGTAAATATCACTTCTTTGATGAAAAAAACAAAGTAATAGATGATAACTACATAAGGGGTTTGATAGATGATCTAGTTGATAATAACTTGAATAATGATGATTTTCTTGTAAGCTCTCTTATAACAATAGCACCTAAAAAAATAATATTTCACCTAGCTTCGAATATAAAAAATACAGAAATAATTGAAACTATAAAAAACATATTTGACGACAGGGTTTATATATGCAATAACTGCAAAATTTGCAATATAAATAAGGATATAAAGGGAGAGTAG
- a CDS encoding DUF445 family protein: MFWVKVMILSIIGAGIGWMTNVFAVKLIFRPLNPIKIPGLNFSIQGLIPKRKSEIARSIGHTVETELISIEEIIDKLIEEENKGQIISQIKKKVRTIAEEKMPSLIPGAIRGMILVYVDEIIESEGENVINELSEKLIHKATSKVKISEIIEEKINDFELEKLEEIIIGIAKKELKHIELLGGLIGFVIGFMQGIIILQF; the protein is encoded by the coding sequence ATGTTTTGGGTAAAAGTAATGATATTGTCTATAATTGGAGCTGGAATAGGATGGATGACAAATGTTTTTGCAGTAAAGTTGATTTTTAGACCCTTAAACCCCATAAAAATACCTGGTTTAAATTTTTCTATTCAAGGGTTGATTCCAAAGAGAAAATCTGAGATAGCTAGAAGTATTGGTCATACAGTGGAAACCGAACTTATTTCTATTGAGGAAATAATAGATAAATTGATTGAAGAAGAAAATAAAGGCCAAATCATATCACAAATTAAGAAAAAAGTTAGAACTATTGCTGAAGAAAAGATGCCTTCCCTTATACCTGGAGCCATAAGGGGTATGATACTTGTTTATGTAGATGAAATCATAGAAAGTGAAGGGGAAAATGTAATAAATGAATTAAGTGAAAAGCTTATTCATAAGGCTACTAGCAAGGTAAAGATTTCTGAAATAATTGAAGAAAAGATAAATGATTTTGAATTAGAAAAGTTAGAAGAAATAATTATAGGCATTGCCAAAAAAGAGTTGAAGCATATAGAGCTTCTGGGTGGGCTTATAGGGTTTGTTATAGGTTTTATGCAAGGTATAATAATTTTACAATTTTAG
- the thrS gene encoding threonine--tRNA ligase, protein MEQVKITLKDGSAKEVEKGTTILELAKGISGRLAKEAMAGEIDGNVVDLNYELDKDCEVNILKFDDEGGADVFRHTSAHILAQAVKKLYPKTTLAIGPAIENGYYYDFDSEHKFTPEDLEKIEKEMTKIAKEDLQIERFELPRDEALKYMEDKGEGYKVELITDLPEDAVISFYKQGDFVDLCAGPHLPSTKPVKALKLLSLAGAYWRGDEKNKMLQRIYGTSFPKKKLLEEHIHRLEEAKKRDHRKLGKELKLFTILEEGPGFPFFLPKGMELKNTLMDYWREVHKKWGYVQVETPIILNRKLWETSGHWYHYKENMYTLRIDDEDYAIKPMNCPGGMLVYNTEMRSYRDFPMRLGEVGRVHRHELSGALHGLMRVRAFTQDDAHIFMLPEQIKDEIKGVAKLIDEVYTKFGFKYHVELSTRPEDSMGSDEDWEMAENSLKEALEELELPYKINEGDGAFYGPKIDFQLEDCIGRTWQCGTIQLDFQLPQRFELTYVGKDGEKHRPIVIHRVAFGSIERFIGILIEHFAGKFPTWLAPEQVRVLPITDRHIDYAESVAKKMDARGIKAEVDGRSEKIGYKIREAQLQKVPYMLIVGDKESETQTVSVRSRDRGELGSQEIDNFIEQVINEIENRILSISEE, encoded by the coding sequence ATGGAACAAGTAAAAATTACTTTGAAGGATGGTTCAGCAAAAGAGGTGGAAAAAGGAACAACAATACTAGAACTTGCTAAGGGTATAAGTGGAAGACTTGCAAAGGAAGCCATGGCTGGTGAGATAGATGGTAATGTTGTAGATTTAAACTACGAGCTAGATAAGGATTGTGAGGTTAATATATTAAAATTTGATGATGAAGGTGGAGCAGATGTATTTAGACATACTAGTGCCCATATATTAGCTCAAGCAGTTAAAAAATTGTATCCCAAAACAACTTTAGCTATTGGGCCAGCCATTGAAAATGGATATTATTATGACTTTGACTCTGAACATAAATTTACTCCTGAAGACTTAGAAAAAATTGAAAAAGAAATGACTAAGATAGCTAAAGAAGATTTGCAAATAGAAAGATTTGAGCTTCCTAGAGATGAGGCTTTAAAATATATGGAAGACAAAGGGGAAGGGTATAAGGTTGAACTTATTACAGATTTACCCGAAGACGCTGTTATTTCTTTCTATAAGCAGGGAGACTTCGTAGATCTTTGTGCAGGACCCCATCTACCTTCCACAAAGCCAGTTAAAGCCTTGAAACTCTTAAGTCTTGCCGGTGCTTATTGGAGAGGTGACGAAAAGAACAAAATGCTTCAAAGAATTTATGGGACTTCTTTTCCAAAGAAAAAACTTTTGGAAGAACACATTCATAGATTAGAAGAAGCTAAAAAAAGGGATCATAGAAAATTAGGTAAGGAATTAAAGCTATTCACTATTTTAGAAGAAGGACCTGGTTTCCCATTTTTCCTACCAAAGGGTATGGAGTTAAAAAATACCCTTATGGACTACTGGAGAGAAGTCCATAAAAAGTGGGGATATGTACAGGTTGAAACTCCAATCATACTAAATAGAAAGCTTTGGGAAACTTCTGGACACTGGTATCATTATAAAGAGAATATGTACACTTTACGAATCGATGATGAAGACTATGCTATAAAACCGATGAACTGTCCAGGTGGAATGCTAGTTTATAATACAGAGATGCGTTCCTATAGGGATTTTCCAATGAGACTTGGTGAAGTAGGTAGAGTTCATAGACATGAGTTATCCGGGGCACTTCATGGTCTTATGAGGGTAAGGGCCTTTACTCAGGATGATGCCCATATATTTATGCTTCCAGAGCAGATCAAGGATGAAATTAAAGGTGTAGCTAAGTTGATAGATGAAGTTTATACAAAGTTTGGATTTAAATACCATGTGGAATTGTCTACTAGACCAGAGGATTCAATGGGTAGTGACGAAGATTGGGAAATGGCTGAAAATTCTTTGAAAGAAGCTTTAGAAGAATTAGAATTGCCCTATAAGATAAATGAAGGTGATGGTGCATTTTATGGCCCTAAAATAGATTTTCAATTAGAGGATTGTATAGGTAGAACATGGCAGTGTGGAACAATTCAGTTAGACTTCCAACTTCCACAAAGGTTTGAATTGACATATGTAGGTAAGGATGGGGAAAAACATAGACCTATAGTAATCCATAGAGTGGCATTTGGTAGTATAGAAAGATTTATTGGAATACTTATTGAGCATTTTGCTGGTAAGTTCCCTACATGGCTTGCACCTGAGCAGGTTAGAGTACTACCTATAACAGATAGACATATTGACTATGCTGAGAGTGTTGCTAAGAAAATGGATGCAAGGGGTATAAAGGCAGAAGTTGACGGCAGAAGTGAAAAAATAGGTTATAAAATACGTGAAGCACAGCTTCAAAAGGTTCCATATATGCTTATTGTTGGAGATAAAGAATCAGAAACACAAACTGTATCTGTACGCTCTAGGGATAGAGGGGAATTGGGAAGCCAAGAAATAGATAATTTTATTGAACAAGTAATAAATGAAATAGAAAATAGAATATTGTCAATATCTGAAGAATAA